The following proteins come from a genomic window of Kitasatospora sp. NBC_01246:
- a CDS encoding FMN-binding glutamate synthase family protein has product MMCVAVLAVLAAGLWSPWWWAVAGPLLAVALLGVWDLLQRRHSVLRNYPVLGHLRFLMESIRPELQQYFVERNFDGRPFDRDTRSIVYERAKGTDAEEPFGTELDLYAAGREFLVPSMAPCPVPKDAPRVRIGGPDCTQPYDMALLNVSAMSFGSLSANAVLALNTGAALGGFAHDTGEGGLSEYHLRPGGDLVWEIGTGYFGCRTGDGDFDPDQFVEKAAHPHVKCVSLKLSQGAKPGIGGVLPGAKVNAEIAEVRGVPQGRTVNSPPYHRVFSTPRELVRFVARMRELSGGKPTGFKLCVGSRRQFLAVCKAMLEEGTTPDFIIVDGAEGGTGAAPLEFADNIGLPLTDGLMIVQNALVGTGLRERIRIGASGKVATGSDLVRRLALGADFTNAARAMMFAVGCIQAQRCHTNTCPVGVATQDPRRARALDVGDKSQRVMRFQEATVKSALQIMASMGVTDPAELGPHMLQLRVDTHTMSSYADIHSWLTPGELLQDPPAAWAADWHAADPDRFTV; this is encoded by the coding sequence ATGATGTGCGTCGCCGTCCTCGCCGTCCTCGCCGCCGGCCTCTGGTCGCCGTGGTGGTGGGCGGTGGCCGGCCCCTTGCTGGCCGTCGCGCTGCTGGGCGTCTGGGACCTGCTCCAACGCCGCCATTCGGTGCTGCGCAACTACCCGGTCCTGGGCCACCTGCGGTTCCTGATGGAGAGCATCCGTCCCGAACTCCAGCAGTACTTCGTGGAGCGCAACTTCGACGGGCGGCCCTTCGACCGGGACACCCGCTCCATCGTCTACGAGCGGGCCAAGGGCACCGACGCCGAGGAGCCGTTCGGCACCGAGCTCGACCTCTACGCGGCGGGCCGGGAGTTCCTGGTCCCGTCGATGGCCCCGTGTCCCGTGCCCAAGGACGCGCCGCGGGTGCGAATCGGCGGCCCGGACTGCACCCAGCCCTACGACATGGCGCTGCTCAACGTCTCCGCGATGTCCTTCGGTTCGCTGTCGGCCAACGCCGTGCTCGCTCTCAACACCGGTGCCGCCCTCGGCGGATTCGCGCACGACACCGGTGAGGGCGGCCTCTCCGAGTACCACCTCCGCCCCGGCGGCGACCTGGTGTGGGAGATCGGCACGGGCTACTTCGGCTGCCGTACCGGGGACGGAGACTTCGACCCGGACCAGTTCGTCGAGAAGGCGGCGCACCCGCACGTCAAGTGCGTGTCGCTGAAGCTCAGCCAGGGGGCCAAGCCCGGTATCGGCGGTGTGCTGCCCGGCGCCAAGGTCAATGCGGAGATCGCCGAGGTCCGCGGTGTTCCGCAGGGCCGGACCGTCAACTCGCCGCCCTACCACCGGGTCTTCAGCACTCCACGCGAGCTGGTGCGCTTCGTCGCGCGGATGCGCGAGCTGTCCGGTGGCAAGCCCACCGGCTTCAAGCTCTGCGTCGGCTCGCGCCGCCAGTTCCTCGCCGTCTGCAAGGCGATGCTGGAGGAAGGCACCACCCCGGACTTCATCATCGTGGACGGCGCGGAGGGCGGCACCGGCGCCGCACCACTGGAGTTCGCCGACAACATCGGCCTCCCGCTCACCGACGGCCTGATGATCGTCCAGAACGCCCTGGTGGGCACCGGCCTGCGCGAGCGGATCAGGATCGGCGCCAGCGGCAAGGTCGCCACCGGCAGCGACCTGGTGAGGCGGCTCGCGCTCGGCGCCGACTTCACCAACGCCGCCCGGGCGATGATGTTCGCCGTCGGCTGCATCCAGGCCCAGCGCTGCCACACCAACACCTGCCCGGTGGGCGTGGCCACCCAGGACCCGCGTCGTGCCCGGGCACTGGATGTCGGCGACAAGTCGCAGCGCGTGATGCGGTTCCAGGAGGCGACCGTCAAGAGCGCCCTTCAGATCATGGCCTCGATGGGCGTGACGGACCCGGCCGAGCTGGGCCCGCACATGCTGCAGCTGCGGGTGGACACCCACACCATGAGCTCCTACGCCGACATCCACTCCTGGCTGACCCCCGGCGAACTGCTCCAGGACCCGCCCGCGGCCTGGGCCGCGGACTGGCACGCCGCCGATCCCGACCGCTTCACCGTCTGA
- a CDS encoding thiamine pyrophosphate-dependent enzyme, with protein sequence MARTVAHVIIDALQDLGVRHVFGVVGDALNPLTDAIRSTEGVEWVGCRHEEAAAFAAGAQSQLSGTLGVCMGTVGPGAVHLLNGLYDAAKSRTPVLAIAGQVPLTEVGNDYFQEVDNDLLFRDVAVFRATVTSPDQMPRLLESAVRAAISESGVAVLTVPGDLGEQEIGDDRPARFPRTRPVTRPDEPGILEAAELINAADKVTLLVGRGARQAREEVLTLAERTAAPMVLTLKAKEGFEADNEYQVGQTGLIGNPAAARALDGCDLLVMLGTDFPYRDWYPTDCKVVQIDVQERNLGRRIPLDAGLAGDVGATLRALLPHLNEGAGRDREHLESARKEFTHWQAGQAKLADPSHDKRLTGRLRRALDNPGHDIRPEALAAAVNELADQDAVFTSDTGMATVWLSRFVTMHGERRLLGSYNLGSMANAMPQALGAQLWAPERQVIAFCGDGGLSMLLGDLMTIKTHRLPVKLVVFDNRRLGMVKLEQEQAGLVEFGTELDNPDFAAVANALGLTGIRVTDPATLHDSVRRALSTPGPVLLDVLTNPQELAVPGKPTAQQGWGFAIAKLKETLQSKES encoded by the coding sequence ATGGCACGCACCGTTGCCCATGTGATCATCGACGCCCTGCAGGACCTCGGTGTGCGACACGTGTTCGGCGTCGTCGGCGACGCGCTGAACCCGCTGACCGACGCCATCCGCAGCACCGAGGGCGTGGAGTGGGTCGGCTGCCGCCACGAGGAGGCAGCCGCGTTCGCCGCCGGTGCCCAGTCGCAGCTGTCCGGCACGCTGGGCGTCTGCATGGGCACCGTCGGGCCCGGCGCCGTGCACCTGCTGAACGGCCTGTACGACGCGGCGAAGAGCCGCACCCCGGTGTTGGCCATCGCCGGTCAGGTGCCCCTCACCGAGGTCGGCAACGACTACTTCCAGGAGGTCGACAACGACCTGCTCTTCCGCGACGTCGCGGTCTTCCGGGCCACGGTCACCTCGCCCGACCAGATGCCCCGGCTGCTGGAGTCCGCGGTGCGCGCCGCGATCAGCGAAAGCGGCGTGGCCGTGCTGACCGTGCCCGGCGACCTCGGCGAACAGGAGATCGGCGACGACCGTCCGGCCCGCTTCCCGCGCACCCGCCCGGTCACCCGCCCGGACGAGCCGGGCATCCTGGAGGCCGCCGAGCTTATCAACGCCGCCGACAAGGTCACCCTGCTGGTCGGCAGGGGTGCCCGACAGGCCCGTGAGGAGGTGCTGACCCTCGCCGAGCGGACCGCCGCTCCCATGGTCCTCACCCTGAAGGCGAAGGAGGGCTTCGAAGCGGACAACGAGTACCAGGTCGGCCAGACCGGCCTGATCGGCAACCCCGCCGCCGCCCGGGCGCTGGACGGCTGCGACCTGCTGGTGATGCTCGGCACCGACTTCCCCTACCGGGACTGGTACCCGACCGACTGCAAGGTCGTCCAGATCGACGTCCAGGAGCGCAACCTCGGGCGCCGCATCCCGCTCGACGCCGGTCTGGCCGGCGACGTCGGGGCGACCCTGCGCGCGCTCCTGCCCCACCTGAACGAGGGAGCGGGACGGGACCGCGAGCACCTGGAGTCCGCGCGCAAGGAGTTCACCCACTGGCAGGCCGGCCAGGCCAAGCTGGCCGACCCGTCCCACGACAAGCGCCTCACGGGCCGGCTGCGCCGGGCCCTCGACAACCCGGGCCACGACATCCGCCCCGAGGCCCTGGCCGCCGCGGTGAACGAACTGGCGGACCAGGACGCGGTCTTCACCTCCGACACCGGCATGGCGACGGTCTGGCTCTCCCGCTTCGTCACCATGCACGGCGAGCGGCGCCTGCTGGGCTCCTACAATCTCGGCTCGATGGCCAACGCCATGCCGCAGGCCCTCGGTGCCCAGCTCTGGGCGCCCGAGCGGCAAGTCATCGCGTTCTGCGGCGACGGCGGCCTGAGCATGCTGCTCGGCGACCTGATGACGATCAAGACGCACCGGCTGCCGGTCAAGCTGGTCGTCTTCGACAACCGGCGCCTCGGCATGGTCAAGCTCGAACAGGAGCAGGCGGGCCTGGTCGAGTTCGGCACCGAGCTCGACAACCCCGACTTCGCCGCCGTGGCCAACGCCCTGGGCCTGACCGGCATCCGCGTCACCGACCCCGCCACCCTCCACGACAGCGTCCGGCGCGCCCTCAGCACCCCGGGCCCGGTCCTGCTCGACGTCCTCACCAACCCGCAGGAGCTGGCCGTTCCCGGCAAGCCCACCGCGCAACAGGGCTGGGGCTTCGCCATCGCCAAGCTCAAAGAGACCTTGCAGAGCAAGGAGAGCTGA
- a CDS encoding PRC-barrel domain-containing protein, with the protein MWEYQENSGYQTGTDLTGYKVEATDGHIGKVDKHSGDVDARYIVVDTGPWIFGKHVLLPAGTVTSIDTANETIHVSRTKEEIKNSPEFDKDKHPGDTDYHQQVGNYYNGNRSNY; encoded by the coding sequence ATGTGGGAATACCAGGAGAACTCCGGCTACCAGACCGGCACGGACCTGACCGGCTACAAGGTCGAGGCCACCGACGGCCACATCGGCAAGGTCGACAAGCACTCCGGGGACGTGGACGCCCGCTACATCGTGGTGGACACCGGCCCGTGGATCTTCGGCAAGCACGTGCTGCTCCCCGCCGGCACCGTCACCTCGATCGACACCGCCAACGAGACCATCCACGTCAGCCGCACCAAGGAAGAGATCAAGAACTCCCCCGAGTTCGACAAGGACAAGCACCCCGGCGACACCGACTACCACCAGCAGGTCGGCAACTACTACAACGGCAACCGGTCGAACTACTGA
- a CDS encoding SMI1/KNR4 family protein has protein sequence MEPAEPSWAEELAALTGWSGDRRPLDWEAVERELGLCLPRDYKLLAETFGAGTFDDDVDLCVPKARHLALDLIAADRADFAGSAPSSEPTIRILRWARTSAGHSFCWHVADPDPEEWPVFARSDKWEPWERFDSSAAEFIHRMLTDPKHPYSLAEYFEVVR, from the coding sequence ATGGAACCCGCTGAGCCGTCGTGGGCCGAGGAACTGGCCGCTCTGACCGGTTGGAGCGGGGATCGGCGGCCACTCGACTGGGAGGCCGTGGAACGGGAGCTTGGCCTTTGCCTTCCCCGGGACTACAAGCTGCTGGCCGAGACCTTTGGCGCGGGCACCTTCGACGACGATGTCGACCTCTGTGTTCCGAAGGCGCGGCATTTGGCCCTTGATCTCATCGCGGCGGACCGCGCCGATTTCGCCGGATCCGCTCCCTCCAGCGAGCCCACGATCAGGATTCTCCGGTGGGCAAGGACCTCGGCCGGACACTCATTCTGCTGGCATGTTGCTGATCCGGATCCGGAGGAATGGCCGGTCTTCGCCCGCAGCGACAAGTGGGAGCCCTGGGAGCGTTTCGACTCTTCGGCGGCGGAGTTCATCCATCGGATGCTCACGGACCCGAAGCACCCCTACTCCCTCGCGGAGTACTTCGAGGTGGTGAGGTAG
- a CDS encoding glycosyl hydrolase family 28-related protein, protein MATSYWFNVLDYGATGNGVTDDTTAIQTAINAVPSSGGTVVFPAGTYKTSSVLVARSNLTLEGVSDGSSVIAQSSTTANGLTGSDITRLTIQDLTIQGPGSGSGKGIVLTRSANPATVSLAFARMTVKFFGDTGIDLSNPIVSTFEGVTSANHGNHGWNIHGVSGGAAGTSCSFTSCYADTVTNAGFHIDTMAYCSFVGCAADHCGIGYEVTGVGTQGISFTGCGAESAVNRGTGYNGYSWKINAAIGVGLYNSFTYDSPNISIWVTGAARAVSILGFAENTPTVSAVSSVKVDAGCSATLGDVSNVKPLSLAGYTNVINDTAGGTVASGFVYGSNSAYYEGNVSTTASPTSAEHLTRKDYVDAKVDPAPVTLTDAATIATNAALGSLFRVTLKGNRTLGTPTNPTDGQRITWELIQDATGSRALILSSAFALGTTVSSTTLTTTPNKRDFLTAIYNATTAKWYVINFVKGY, encoded by the coding sequence ATGGCCACCAGCTACTGGTTCAACGTCCTGGACTACGGCGCCACCGGCAACGGCGTCACCGACGACACCACCGCGATCCAGACCGCGATCAACGCGGTGCCCTCCTCCGGCGGAACGGTCGTCTTCCCCGCAGGCACCTACAAGACCTCCTCCGTGCTGGTGGCCCGCTCCAACCTGACCCTCGAGGGCGTCAGTGACGGCTCGTCGGTGATCGCACAGAGCAGCACCACGGCCAACGGGCTGACCGGCTCGGACATCACCCGGTTGACCATCCAGGACCTCACCATCCAAGGGCCGGGCAGCGGCAGTGGCAAGGGCATCGTGCTCACGCGGTCGGCCAACCCCGCGACCGTCTCGCTGGCGTTCGCGCGGATGACCGTGAAGTTCTTCGGCGACACCGGAATCGACCTCTCCAACCCGATCGTCTCCACGTTCGAAGGCGTGACCTCGGCCAACCACGGCAACCACGGCTGGAACATCCACGGGGTCTCCGGAGGCGCCGCAGGGACCAGCTGCTCGTTCACCTCCTGCTACGCCGACACCGTCACCAACGCGGGCTTCCACATCGACACCATGGCCTACTGCTCCTTCGTCGGCTGCGCGGCGGACCACTGCGGCATCGGCTACGAGGTGACCGGCGTCGGCACCCAGGGCATCAGCTTCACCGGATGCGGCGCCGAATCCGCGGTCAACCGCGGCACCGGGTACAACGGCTACAGCTGGAAGATCAACGCCGCGATCGGTGTGGGCCTGTACAACTCCTTCACCTACGACAGCCCCAACATCAGCATCTGGGTCACCGGTGCCGCACGAGCCGTCAGCATCCTGGGGTTCGCCGAGAACACCCCCACCGTCTCGGCGGTCAGCTCGGTCAAGGTCGACGCCGGCTGTTCGGCCACCCTCGGCGATGTCAGCAACGTGAAACCCCTGTCGCTGGCCGGCTACACCAACGTCATCAACGACACCGCCGGCGGCACGGTGGCCAGCGGCTTCGTCTACGGCTCGAACTCCGCCTACTACGAAGGCAACGTCTCCACCACCGCCTCCCCGACCTCGGCCGAACACCTGACCCGCAAGGACTACGTCGACGCGAAGGTCGACCCCGCCCCCGTCACCCTCACCGACGCCGCCACCATCGCCACCAACGCCGCACTGGGAAGCCTGTTCCGCGTCACCCTCAAAGGCAACCGAACCCTGGGCACTCCCACCAACCCCACCGACGGACAACGCATCACCTGGGAACTCATCCAGGACGCAACCGGCAGCCGCGCGCTCATCCTCAGCTCCGCGTTCGCCCTGGGCACCACCGTCTCCTCGACCACACTCACCACAACGCCGAACAAGCGGGACTTCCTCACCGCGATCTACAACGCCACCACCGCCAAGTGGTACGTGATCAACTTCGTCAAAGGCTACTGA